A stretch of DNA from Williamwhitmania sp.:
CATTCTTTTTTTATGCAGCCTGTCGTCTGCTATGCCTTAGCAATACTTCCATTGCAAAAGTAACCATTAAATGTGTGAGGCGATACTTAATGTTAGTAAAATAACATTAATAATTAAGCAATCGTTTTCGGATAGCTATTCCCAGCGATGTGCGTTTAAGGTGGATTTTGGTATCGGATAGGATAGTGTCGTGCTAACAATTGAACACTCGTGAAGTAAGTCCTCTGGCGTGATGGTATTTAGAGATGAAATTGAGGTTGACGCACTCTTCACCATCCACCTTTATGTAGCAGGTCGTCGGTTTTGTCGAAAGGTTCAGCTTAAAGTTCTTGCAATAGTTGAAATTAGTTCGAATTGGGGGCTAGAGTTTAACCTCTATAAGTGGGAGGGCACCCATAATTTTCAGGAGTAGCTTGTGGAAAACAGTATTGATGCTGGCGGAACTCGTGGTGTTTTTGTGCTGATTCCAAAGCAAAAATAGAAGAGCCGCAGCATACCGCCACGGCTCTCTATTGCATATAGCCTTCCTTTGCTATTACATGTGAATAACCTCACCGTATGCCGCAGCGGCTGCCTCCATAATGGCTTCGCTCATGGTTGGATGAGGATGAATACTCTTAATAATCTCGTGTCCTGTGGTTTCTAAGTTACGAGCAACAACCAGCTCTGCAATCATTTCGGTTACGTTGGCACCAATCATGTGCGCGCCGAGCAGTTCACCATACTTAGCATCGAAAATGAGCTTCACAAAGCCATCCTTTGCTCCGGCAGCGCTAGCCTTTCCTGATGCAGTAAATGGGAACTTGCCCACCTTAATTCCGTAACCCGCTTCAACTGCAGCCTTTTCGGTCATGCCAACAGAGGCCACCTCTGGGGTGGTATAGGTGCAACCGGGAATGTTTCCGTAGTTGATGGGACGTGGTGTTTGTCCAGCAATTTTCTCAACGCAGGTAATACCTTCAGCAGATGCAACGTGGGCCAGTGCAGGTCCGGGAATAATGTCGCCGATGGCGTAAACGCCTTCAACGTTGGTGCGGTAGAATTCATCAACCTTAACCTTTCCCTTTTCCATTACAATACCCAGTGCTTCTAGCCCAATGCCCTCAAGGTTGGAGGTTATACCCACGGCCGAAAGCACAATTTCTGCTTCCTCCTCTACAACACCCTTCTTGGTTTGGATCTTCACCTTGCAGGTTTTGCCAGTTGTATCAACCGACTCCACCGAGGCGTTGGTCATTACATTAATTCCGGCCTTTTTGAATGAGCGCTCAAGCGTTTTAGAGACCTCTTCGTCCTCGAGCGGCACAACGTTGGGGAGAAACTCTACCAGCGTTACTTTTGTGCCGATGGCGTTGTAGAAGTAGGCAAATTCACTGCCAATGGCTCCGGAGCCAACCACCACCATGGATTTTGGCTGTTTTGGCAGGGTAAGCGCCTGACGGTAGCCAATAACCTTAATGCCATCCTGAGGAAGGTTGGGCAGCTCACGTGAGCGGGCACCGGTGGCGAGAATAATATGCTTGGCTGTGTGGCTGCTTTTGGTTCCATCGGTAGCTGTAACTTCCACCGTATGGTTGTCGGTAAGCTTGCCAAAGCCGGAGATGGTTTCAATCTTGTTCTTTTTGAACAGAAACTGAACGCCCTTGCTCATGCCGTTGGCCACCTCACGGCTACGCTCAACCATTTTAGAGAAATCGGGTTTTGCTTCACCTTCAATTTTAACTCCATAGTCTGCTGCATGCAATGCATACTCAAACACATTGGCGCTTTTTAGCAGTGCTTTGGTGGGAATACAGCCCCAGTTTAGGCAGATACCTCCAACGTTCTCCTTTTCAACGACGCCCACCTTTAACCCAAGCTGACTTGCTCTTATGGCTGCAACGTACCCGCCGGGTCCGCCACCTATAACTAATAAATCGTAGTTCATCGACTCTGTTGTTTGGTTATTATTTTGTTGAATATTTTATTCTGAAAGTTGGTTCTTACTCATGTTTCGCTTCACGCTTAGCTTCATCTGCAAGGTTACAAATAACTTCGCCACGGCAAATGTTATAACTTGCACAAATACAACGGCTGCCCCACTTGGAATGTTCAATTCAAAAGCAAAAATAAGCCCTGAGCCAATGGATACCATGTTTATGGCAATGGCGATAATTGCAATAGTCTTGAATCGCCGGGTGAAAAGGTTGGCCGTGCTGGAGGGCAATGTCAAAATGGAAAGCAGCAGGATTATCCCTACCATTCTAATCCCAGCTACAATGGTAATGGAAACCATTACCAGCATTAGGGTATTGACTAGCCTAACCGGTATGTTTTGTGTTTTGGCAAACTCTGCATCGAAGGCACTGTAAAGTATCCATCGGAAGAAGAAGCCAAAAGAGAATAGCACCAAAATGTTTACGGCAACAATAACAACAAGGTCTACCGTGGTTACAGTAACAATGCTACCGAAAAGAAATCCCATCAGGTTGGGAGCGTAGCCAGGTGTTAACGCAATAAATATGATACCTACTGCCATTCCAAACGACCAGAGCATGCCAATTGCAGAATCTTCGCGCACCTTTCCTCTGGTGGTAACTAGGTCAATGCCAAGTGCCGAAAAAATGCTGAATACGAAAGCACCCCATATTGGATTGATACCTGCAAAGTAGGCCATTCCTATGCCACCAAATGAAGCGTGGGTAATTCCTCCTGTGAGAAAAACCAGCCGCCGGGCAACAATGTAGGTTCCCACAATTCCTGCGGCCACTGAGAGTAGCAGACCAGCAATAAACGCTCGGTATAGAAAGGGATAGGCTATTATGTCTTGAAACAGTTGGCTCATTTGTGGTTGTGAGTTTTTAGCACGGTATGTGGAACTGGACCGTGGCTGATAAGTTGAATGGGGCATTCATACACGGCCAGCTGCTCTTCCGATATGATGTTGGAATTGTGGTAATTTAGGTTTCGATTTACGCAGGCAATGGTCTTTACATAGGAGGTAATGGTTCCCAAATCGTGCGAGACCATTACGATGGCCATCCTTTCGTTCATCTCCCGGAGGATAGAGTATAGCTCATTCTCAAACTGGCTATCCACAAAGGTGTTGGGCTCATCGAGAATAAGAAGTTGGGGA
This window harbors:
- the lpdA gene encoding dihydrolipoyl dehydrogenase, encoding MNYDLLVIGGGPGGYVAAIRASQLGLKVGVVEKENVGGICLNWGCIPTKALLKSANVFEYALHAADYGVKIEGEAKPDFSKMVERSREVANGMSKGVQFLFKKNKIETISGFGKLTDNHTVEVTATDGTKSSHTAKHIILATGARSRELPNLPQDGIKVIGYRQALTLPKQPKSMVVVGSGAIGSEFAYFYNAIGTKVTLVEFLPNVVPLEDEEVSKTLERSFKKAGINVMTNASVESVDTTGKTCKVKIQTKKGVVEEEAEIVLSAVGITSNLEGIGLEALGIVMEKGKVKVDEFYRTNVEGVYAIGDIIPGPALAHVASAEGITCVEKIAGQTPRPINYGNIPGCTYTTPEVASVGMTEKAAVEAGYGIKVGKFPFTASGKASAAGAKDGFVKLIFDAKYGELLGAHMIGANVTEMIAELVVARNLETTGHEIIKSIHPHPTMSEAIMEAAAAAYGEVIHM
- a CDS encoding metal ABC transporter permease gives rise to the protein MSQLFQDIIAYPFLYRAFIAGLLLSVAAGIVGTYIVARRLVFLTGGITHASFGGIGMAYFAGINPIWGAFVFSIFSALGIDLVTTRGKVREDSAIGMLWSFGMAVGIIFIALTPGYAPNLMGFLFGSIVTVTTVDLVVIVAVNILVLFSFGFFFRWILYSAFDAEFAKTQNIPVRLVNTLMLVMVSITIVAGIRMVGIILLLSILTLPSSTANLFTRRFKTIAIIAIAINMVSIGSGLIFAFELNIPSGAAVVFVQVITFAVAKLFVTLQMKLSVKRNMSKNQLSE